The Dermochelys coriacea isolate rDerCor1 chromosome 12, rDerCor1.pri.v4, whole genome shotgun sequence genome has a window encoding:
- the DERPC gene encoding decreased expression in renal and prostate cancer protein isoform X6 has product MKEPRPHTRERPAPWTRAQLLSRGQGAGPMGANSAPFPRASGLLGISPAPIPRGAGLQNTSQALLPRPGGLLGTTPAPVPGGAMSLGQNCAPGVRGTRPQDTSQVPFPRAGGLLSISPTPIPRGMGALGLNPAILPRAGGLLSTSPAPTLLGTGAMGPSPATLSRAGGLLGPSPVHTPRAGGLLGPSPVHTPRAGGLLGPSPASIPRGTGALGPRPGPVPMAPGALGPRPGPVPMAPGALGPRPGPVPMAPGALGPRPGPVPMAPGALGPRPGPVPMAPGALGPRPGPVPMAPGALGPRPGPVPMAPGALGPRPALGPGVTRALGPRPGPITRAGGLLGTSPAPIPRGSGALGLSPSPIPVEMGGLGPSPAPILRASGLLGPSPAPMPRGTGALGPSPAPMPRGTGALGPSPAPMPRGTGALGPSPAPMPRGTGALGPSPAPMPRSAGLFATRPADTLPMNPFSFPREGGPSSSTPATITGVGLPLTMNLAPSPRAGGLLGMSPAPVPRTTGSLHRDSASSLNTAPITRGPAMLDTRPTRPLGQSPFPRAAGPQSVNLTPFPRLGEPQSMNLVPFSKAAGPLGPNSTPCPRPAVLFPNGILLSPINNTARLRWC; this is encoded by the exons ATGAAAGAGCCCCGGCCCCATACCAGAGAGCGTCCTGCCCCCTGGACACGAGCCCAGCTTCTGTCccgagggcagggggctgggcccaTGGGGGCAAACTCAGCTCCCTTCCCTAGAGCATCCGGACTCCTGGGCATAAGCCCAGCTCCCATCCCAAGAGGGGCTGGACTCCAAAACACGAGCCAGGCTCTCCTCCCAAGGCCTGGTGGCCTCTTGGGTACAACTCCAGCTCCCGTGCCAGGTGGGGCCATGTCCTTGGGCCAGAACTGTGCTCCTGGTGTCAGGGGGACTAGACCTCAAGACACAAGTCAAGTTCCCTTCCCCAGGGCAGGTGGCCTCTTGAGCATTAGCCCGACTCCCATCCCAAGGGGCATGGGAGCCCTGGGCCTGAACCCAGCTATCCTCCCAAGGGCCGGTGGCCTCCTGAGCACTAGCCCAGCTCCCACCTTGCTGGGAACTGGAGCCATGGGCCCAAGCCCAGCTACCCTATCAAGGGCAG GTGGCCTCCTGGGCCCAAGCCCGGTTCACACCCCAAGGGCAGGTGGCCTCCTGGGCCCAAGCCCGGTTCACACCCCAAGGG CAGGTGGCCTCCTAGGCCCAAGCCCGGCTTCCATCCCAAGGGgcactggagccctgggccccagaCCAGGTCCCGTCCCGATGGCGCCCGGCGCCCTGGGCCCCAGACCAGGTCCCGTCCCGATGGCGCCCGGCGCCCTGGGCCCCAGACCAGGTCCCGTCCCGATGGCGCCCGGCGCCCTGGGCCCCAGACCAGGTCCCGTCCCGATGGCGCCCGGCGCCCTGGGCCCCAGACCAGGTCCCGTCCCGATGGCGCCCGGCGCCCTGGGCCCCAGACCAGGTCCCGTCCCGATGGCGCCCGGCGCCCTGGGCCCCAGACCAGGTCCCGTCCCGATGGCGCCCGGCGCCCTGGGCCCCAGACCAGCTCTTGGCCCAGGGGtgaccagagccctgggccccagaCCAGGTCCCATCACAAGGGCAGGTGGCCTCCTTGGCACTAGTCCGGCTCCTATCCCACGGGGCAGTGGAGCCCTAGGCCTGAGTCCATCTCCCATCCCAGTGGAAATGGGAGGTCTGGGCCCAAGTCCAGCTCCCATCTTGAGGGCAAGTGGCCTCCTAGGCCCGAGCCCGGCTCCCATGCCGCGGGggactggagccctgggcccgaGCCCGGCTCCCATGCCGCGGGggactggagccctgggcccgaGCCCGGCTCCCATGCCGCGGGggactggagccctgggcccgaGCCCGGCTCCCATGCCGCGGGggactggagccctgggcccgaGCCCGGCTCCCATGCCAAGGTCAGCTGGCCTCTTTGCCACTCGACCAGCTGACACCCTACCTATGAATCCATTCTCCTTTCCAAGGGAGGGAGGCCCCTCAAGTTCAACCCCAGCTACCATCACAGGAGTTGGCTTACCCTTGACCATGaatctggctcccagcccaaggGCTGGAGGCCTCCTAGGCATGAGCCCAGCTCCAGTTCCAAGAACAACTGGCTCCCTGCATAGGGATTCAGCTAGCTCACTGAACACAGCTCCCATCACCCGGGGGCCTGCTATGCTGGACACTAGACCTACTCGTCCCCTAGGTcagtctcccttccccagggcagcTGGTCCCCAAAGTGTAAACCTGACTCCCTTTCCCAGGCTGGGTGAGCCCCAGAGCATGAACCTAGTCCCCTTCTCCAAAGCAGCTGGCCCCCTAGGGCCAAACTCAACTCCCTGCCCTCGGCCAGCTGTCCTCTTTCCTAATGGGATATTGCTATCTCCCATTAACAACACAGCCAGGCTGCGGTGGTGCTGA
- the DERPC gene encoding decreased expression in renal and prostate cancer protein isoform X4 — translation MKEPRPHTRERPAPWTRAQLLSRGQGAGPMGANSAPFPRASGLLGISPAPIPRGAGLQNTSQALLPRPGGLLGTTPAPVPGGAMSLGQNCAPGVRGTRPQDTSQVPFPRAGGLLSISPTPIPRGMGALGLNPAILPRAGGLLSTSPAPTLLGTGAMGPSPATLSRAGGLLGPSPVHTPRAGGLLGPSPVHTPRAGGLLGPSPVHTPRGTGTVGQNPAILPRAGGLLGSSPAPIPKAGGLLGPSPASIPRGTGALGPRPGPVPMAPGALGPRPGPVPMAPGALGPRPGPVPMAPGALGPRPGPVPMAPGALGPRPGPVPMAPGALGPRPGPVPMAPGALGPRPGPVPMAPGALGPRPALGPGVTRALGPRPGPITRAGGLLGTSPAPIPRGSGALGLSPSPIPVEMGGLGPSPAPILRASGLLGPSPAPMPRGTGALGPSPAPMPRSAGLFATRPADTLPMNPFSFPREGGPSSSTPATITGVGLPLTMNLAPSPRAGGLLGMSPAPVPRTTGSLHRDSASSLNTAPITRGPAMLDTRPTRPLGQSPFPRAAGPQSVNLTPFPRLGEPQSMNLVPFSKAAGPLGPNSTPCPRPAVLFPNGILLSPINNTARLRWC, via the exons ATGAAAGAGCCCCGGCCCCATACCAGAGAGCGTCCTGCCCCCTGGACACGAGCCCAGCTTCTGTCccgagggcagggggctgggcccaTGGGGGCAAACTCAGCTCCCTTCCCTAGAGCATCCGGACTCCTGGGCATAAGCCCAGCTCCCATCCCAAGAGGGGCTGGACTCCAAAACACGAGCCAGGCTCTCCTCCCAAGGCCTGGTGGCCTCTTGGGTACAACTCCAGCTCCCGTGCCAGGTGGGGCCATGTCCTTGGGCCAGAACTGTGCTCCTGGTGTCAGGGGGACTAGACCTCAAGACACAAGTCAAGTTCCCTTCCCCAGGGCAGGTGGCCTCTTGAGCATTAGCCCGACTCCCATCCCAAGGGGCATGGGAGCCCTGGGCCTGAACCCAGCTATCCTCCCAAGGGCCGGTGGCCTCCTGAGCACTAGCCCAGCTCCCACCTTGCTGGGAACTGGAGCCATGGGCCCAAGCCCAGCTACCCTATCAAGGGCAGGTGGCCTCCTGGGCCCAAGCCCGGTTCACACCCCAAGGGCAGGTGGCCTCCTGGGCCCAAGCCCGGTTCACACCCCAAGGGCAGGTGGCCTCCTGGGCCCAAGCCCGGTTCACACCCCAAGGGGCACTGGCACCGTGGGCCAGAATCCAGCTATTCTTCCAAGAGCAGGTGGgctcctgggctccagcccagctcccatCCCTAAAGCAGGTGGCCTCCTAGGCCCAAGCCCGGCTTCCATCCCAAGGGgcactggagccctgggccccagaCCAGGTCCCGTCCCGATGGCGCCCGGCGCCCTGGGCCCCAGACCAGGTCCCGTCCCGATGGCGCCCGGCGCCCTGGGCCCCAGACCAGGTCCCGTCCCGATGGCGCCCGGCGCCCTGGGCCCCAGACCAGGTCCCGTCCCGATGGCGCCCGGCGCCCTGGGCCCCAGACCAGGTCCCGTCCCGATGGCGCCCGGCGCCCTGGGCCCCAGACCAGGTCCCGTCCCGATGGCGCCCGGCGCCCTGGGCCCCAGACCAGGTCCCGTCCCGATGGCGCCCGGCGCCCTGGGCCCCAGACCAGCTCTTGGCCCAGGGGtgaccagagccctgggccccagaCCAGGTCCCATCACAAGGGCAGGTGGCCTCCTTGGCACTAGTCCGGCTCCTATCCCACGGGGCAGTGGAGCCCTAGGCCTGAGTCCATCTCCCATCCCAGTGGAAATGGGAGGTCTGGGCCCAAGTCCAGCTCCCATCTTGAGGGCAAGTGGCCTCCTAGGCCCGAGCCCGGCTCCCATGCCGCGGGggactggagccctgggcccgaGCCCGGCTCCCATGCCG AGGTCAGCTGGCCTCTTTGCCACTCGACCAGCTGACACCCTACCTATGAATCCATTCTCCTTTCCAAGGGAGGGAGGCCCCTCAAGTTCAACCCCAGCTACCATCACAGGAGTTGGCTTACCCTTGACCATGaatctggctcccagcccaaggGCTGGAGGCCTCCTAGGCATGAGCCCAGCTCCAGTTCCAAGAACAACTGGCTCCCTGCATAGGGATTCAGCTAGCTCACTGAACACAGCTCCCATCACCCGGGGGCCTGCTATGCTGGACACTAGACCTACTCGTCCCCTAGGTcagtctcccttccccagggcagcTGGTCCCCAAAGTGTAAACCTGACTCCCTTTCCCAGGCTGGGTGAGCCCCAGAGCATGAACCTAGTCCCCTTCTCCAAAGCAGCTGGCCCCCTAGGGCCAAACTCAACTCCCTGCCCTCGGCCAGCTGTCCTCTTTCCTAATGGGATATTGCTATCTCCCATTAACAACACAGCCAGGCTGCGGTGGTGCTGA
- the DERPC gene encoding decreased expression in renal and prostate cancer protein isoform X3 translates to MKEPRPHTRERPAPWTRAQLLSRGQGAGPMGANSAPFPRASGLLGISPAPIPRGAGLQNTSQALLPRPGGLLGTTPAPVPGGAMSLGQNCAPGVRGTRPQDTSQVPFPRAGGLLSISPTPIPRGMGALGLNPAILPRAGGLLSTSPAPTLLGTGAMGPSPATLSRAGGLLGPSPVHTPRAGGLLGPSPVHTPRAGGLLGPSPVHTPRAGGLLGPSPASIPRGTGALGPRPGPVPMAPGALGPRPGPVPMAPGALGPRPGPVPMAPGALGPRPGPVPMAPGALGPRPGPVPMAPGALGPRPGPVPMAPGALGPRPGPVPMAPGALGPRPALGPGVTRALGPRPGPITRAGGLLGTSPAPIPRGSGALGLSPSPIPVEMGGLGPSPAPILRASGLLGPSPAPMPRGTGALGPSPAPMPRGTGALGPSPAPMPRGTGALGPSPAPMPRGTGALGPSPAPMPRSAGLFATRPADTLPMNPFSFPREGGPSSSTPATITGVGLPLTMNLAPSPRAGGLLGMSPAPVPRTTGSLHRDSASSLNTAPITRGPAMLDTRPTRPLGQSPFPRAAGPQSVNLTPFPRLGEPQSMNLVPFSKAAGPLGPNSTPCPRPAVLFPNGILLSPINNTARLRWC, encoded by the exons ATGAAAGAGCCCCGGCCCCATACCAGAGAGCGTCCTGCCCCCTGGACACGAGCCCAGCTTCTGTCccgagggcagggggctgggcccaTGGGGGCAAACTCAGCTCCCTTCCCTAGAGCATCCGGACTCCTGGGCATAAGCCCAGCTCCCATCCCAAGAGGGGCTGGACTCCAAAACACGAGCCAGGCTCTCCTCCCAAGGCCTGGTGGCCTCTTGGGTACAACTCCAGCTCCCGTGCCAGGTGGGGCCATGTCCTTGGGCCAGAACTGTGCTCCTGGTGTCAGGGGGACTAGACCTCAAGACACAAGTCAAGTTCCCTTCCCCAGGGCAGGTGGCCTCTTGAGCATTAGCCCGACTCCCATCCCAAGGGGCATGGGAGCCCTGGGCCTGAACCCAGCTATCCTCCCAAGGGCCGGTGGCCTCCTGAGCACTAGCCCAGCTCCCACCTTGCTGGGAACTGGAGCCATGGGCCCAAGCCCAGCTACCCTATCAAGGGCAGGTGGCCTCCTGGGCCCAAGCCCGGTTCACACCCCAAGGGCAGGTGGCCTCCTGGGCCCAAGCCCGGTTCACACCCCAAGGGCAGGTGGCCTCCTGGGCCCAAGCCCGGTTCACACCCCAAGGG CAGGTGGCCTCCTAGGCCCAAGCCCGGCTTCCATCCCAAGGGgcactggagccctgggccccagaCCAGGTCCCGTCCCGATGGCGCCCGGCGCCCTGGGCCCCAGACCAGGTCCCGTCCCGATGGCGCCCGGCGCCCTGGGCCCCAGACCAGGTCCCGTCCCGATGGCGCCCGGCGCCCTGGGCCCCAGACCAGGTCCCGTCCCGATGGCGCCCGGCGCCCTGGGCCCCAGACCAGGTCCCGTCCCGATGGCGCCCGGCGCCCTGGGCCCCAGACCAGGTCCCGTCCCGATGGCGCCCGGCGCCCTGGGCCCCAGACCAGGTCCCGTCCCGATGGCGCCCGGCGCCCTGGGCCCCAGACCAGCTCTTGGCCCAGGGGtgaccagagccctgggccccagaCCAGGTCCCATCACAAGGGCAGGTGGCCTCCTTGGCACTAGTCCGGCTCCTATCCCACGGGGCAGTGGAGCCCTAGGCCTGAGTCCATCTCCCATCCCAGTGGAAATGGGAGGTCTGGGCCCAAGTCCAGCTCCCATCTTGAGGGCAAGTGGCCTCCTAGGCCCGAGCCCGGCTCCCATGCCGCGGGggactggagccctgggcccgaGCCCGGCTCCCATGCCGCGGGggactggagccctgggcccgaGCCCGGCTCCCATGCCGCGGGggactggagccctgggcccgaGCCCGGCTCCCATGCCGCGGGggactggagccctgggcccgaGCCCGGCTCCCATGCCAAGGTCAGCTGGCCTCTTTGCCACTCGACCAGCTGACACCCTACCTATGAATCCATTCTCCTTTCCAAGGGAGGGAGGCCCCTCAAGTTCAACCCCAGCTACCATCACAGGAGTTGGCTTACCCTTGACCATGaatctggctcccagcccaaggGCTGGAGGCCTCCTAGGCATGAGCCCAGCTCCAGTTCCAAGAACAACTGGCTCCCTGCATAGGGATTCAGCTAGCTCACTGAACACAGCTCCCATCACCCGGGGGCCTGCTATGCTGGACACTAGACCTACTCGTCCCCTAGGTcagtctcccttccccagggcagcTGGTCCCCAAAGTGTAAACCTGACTCCCTTTCCCAGGCTGGGTGAGCCCCAGAGCATGAACCTAGTCCCCTTCTCCAAAGCAGCTGGCCCCCTAGGGCCAAACTCAACTCCCTGCCCTCGGCCAGCTGTCCTCTTTCCTAATGGGATATTGCTATCTCCCATTAACAACACAGCCAGGCTGCGGTGGTGCTGA
- the DERPC gene encoding decreased expression in renal and prostate cancer protein isoform X7: MKEPRPHTRERPAPWTRAQLLSRGQGAGPMGANSAPFPRASGLLGISPAPIPRGAGLQNTSQALLPRPGGLLGTTPAPVPGGAMSLGQNCAPGVRGTRPQDTSQVPFPRAGGLLSISPTPIPRGMGALGLNPAILPRAGGLLSTSPAPTLLGTGAMGPSPATLSRAGGLLGPSPVHTPRAGGLLGPSPVHTPRAGGLLGPSPVHTPRGTGTVGQNPAILPRAGGLLGSSPAPIPKAGGLLGPRPALGPGVTRALGPRPGPITRAGGLLGTSPAPIPRGSGALGLSPSPIPVEMGGLGPSPAPILRASGLLGPSPAPMPRGTGALGPSPAPMPRGTGALGPSPAPMPRGTGALGPSPAPMPRGTGALGPSPAPMPRSAGLFATRPADTLPMNPFSFPREGGPSSSTPATITGVGLPLTMNLAPSPRAGGLLGMSPAPVPRTTGSLHRDSASSLNTAPITRGPAMLDTRPTRPLGQSPFPRAAGPQSVNLTPFPRLGEPQSMNLVPFSKAAGPLGPNSTPCPRPAVLFPNGILLSPINNTARLRWC; encoded by the exons ATGAAAGAGCCCCGGCCCCATACCAGAGAGCGTCCTGCCCCCTGGACACGAGCCCAGCTTCTGTCccgagggcagggggctgggcccaTGGGGGCAAACTCAGCTCCCTTCCCTAGAGCATCCGGACTCCTGGGCATAAGCCCAGCTCCCATCCCAAGAGGGGCTGGACTCCAAAACACGAGCCAGGCTCTCCTCCCAAGGCCTGGTGGCCTCTTGGGTACAACTCCAGCTCCCGTGCCAGGTGGGGCCATGTCCTTGGGCCAGAACTGTGCTCCTGGTGTCAGGGGGACTAGACCTCAAGACACAAGTCAAGTTCCCTTCCCCAGGGCAGGTGGCCTCTTGAGCATTAGCCCGACTCCCATCCCAAGGGGCATGGGAGCCCTGGGCCTGAACCCAGCTATCCTCCCAAGGGCCGGTGGCCTCCTGAGCACTAGCCCAGCTCCCACCTTGCTGGGAACTGGAGCCATGGGCCCAAGCCCAGCTACCCTATCAAGGGCAGGTGGCCTCCTGGGCCCAAGCCCGGTTCACACCCCAAGGGCAGGTGGCCTCCTGGGCCCAAGCCCGGTTCACACCCCAAGGGCAGGTGGCCTCCTGGGCCCAAGCCCGGTTCACACCCCAAGGGGCACTGGCACCGTGGGCCAGAATCCAGCTATTCTTCCAAGAGCAGGTGGgctcctgggctccagcccagctcccatCCCTAAAGCAGGTGGCCT CCTGGGCCCCAGACCAGCTCTTGGCCCAGGGGtgaccagagccctgggccccagaCCAGGTCCCATCACAAGGGCAGGTGGCCTCCTTGGCACTAGTCCGGCTCCTATCCCACGGGGCAGTGGAGCCCTAGGCCTGAGTCCATCTCCCATCCCAGTGGAAATGGGAGGTCTGGGCCCAAGTCCAGCTCCCATCTTGAGGGCAAGTGGCCTCCTAGGCCCGAGCCCGGCTCCCATGCCGCGGGggactggagccctgggcccgaGCCCGGCTCCCATGCCGCGGGggactggagccctgggcccgaGCCCGGCTCCCATGCCGCGGGggactggagccctgggcccgaGCCCGGCTCCCATGCCGCGGGggactggagccctgggcccgaGCCCGGCTCCCATGCCAAGGTCAGCTGGCCTCTTTGCCACTCGACCAGCTGACACCCTACCTATGAATCCATTCTCCTTTCCAAGGGAGGGAGGCCCCTCAAGTTCAACCCCAGCTACCATCACAGGAGTTGGCTTACCCTTGACCATGaatctggctcccagcccaaggGCTGGAGGCCTCCTAGGCATGAGCCCAGCTCCAGTTCCAAGAACAACTGGCTCCCTGCATAGGGATTCAGCTAGCTCACTGAACACAGCTCCCATCACCCGGGGGCCTGCTATGCTGGACACTAGACCTACTCGTCCCCTAGGTcagtctcccttccccagggcagcTGGTCCCCAAAGTGTAAACCTGACTCCCTTTCCCAGGCTGGGTGAGCCCCAGAGCATGAACCTAGTCCCCTTCTCCAAAGCAGCTGGCCCCCTAGGGCCAAACTCAACTCCCTGCCCTCGGCCAGCTGTCCTCTTTCCTAATGGGATATTGCTATCTCCCATTAACAACACAGCCAGGCTGCGGTGGTGCTGA
- the DERPC gene encoding decreased expression in renal and prostate cancer protein isoform X5: MKEPRPHTRERPAPWTRAQLLSRGQGAGPMGANSAPFPRASGLLGISPAPIPRGAGLQNTSQALLPRPGGLLGTTPAPVPGGAMSLGQNCAPGVRGTRPQDTSQVPFPRAGGLLSISPTPIPRGMGALGLNPAILPRAGGLLSTSPAPTLLGTGAMGPSPATLSRAGGLLGPSPVHTPRAGGLLGPSPVHTPRAGGLLGPSPASIPRGTGALGPRPGPVPMAPGALGPRPGPVPMAPGALGPRPGPVPMAPGALGPRPGPVPMAPGALGPRPGPVPMAPGALGPRPGPVPMAPGALGPRPGPVPMAPGALGPRPALGPGVTRALGPRPGPITRAGGLLGTSPAPIPRGSGALGLSPSPIPVEMGGLGPSPAPILRASGLLGPSPAPMPRGTGALGPSPAPMPRGTGALGPSPAPMPRGTGALGPSPAPMPRGTGALGPSPAPMPRSAGLFATRPADTLPMNPFSFPREGGPSSSTPATITGVGLPLTMNLAPSPRAGGLLGMSPAPVPRTTGSLHRDSASSLNTAPITRGPAMLDTRPTRPLGQSPFPRAAGPQSVNLTPFPRLGEPQSMNLVPFSKAAGPLGPNSTPCPRPAVLFPNGILLSPINNTARLRWC; this comes from the exons ATGAAAGAGCCCCGGCCCCATACCAGAGAGCGTCCTGCCCCCTGGACACGAGCCCAGCTTCTGTCccgagggcagggggctgggcccaTGGGGGCAAACTCAGCTCCCTTCCCTAGAGCATCCGGACTCCTGGGCATAAGCCCAGCTCCCATCCCAAGAGGGGCTGGACTCCAAAACACGAGCCAGGCTCTCCTCCCAAGGCCTGGTGGCCTCTTGGGTACAACTCCAGCTCCCGTGCCAGGTGGGGCCATGTCCTTGGGCCAGAACTGTGCTCCTGGTGTCAGGGGGACTAGACCTCAAGACACAAGTCAAGTTCCCTTCCCCAGGGCAGGTGGCCTCTTGAGCATTAGCCCGACTCCCATCCCAAGGGGCATGGGAGCCCTGGGCCTGAACCCAGCTATCCTCCCAAGGGCCGGTGGCCTCCTGAGCACTAGCCCAGCTCCCACCTTGCTGGGAACTGGAGCCATGGGCCCAAGCCCAGCTACCCTATCAAGGGCAGGTGGCCTCCTGGGCCCAAGCCCGGTTCACACCCCAAGGGCAGGTGGCCTCCTGGGCCCAAGCCCGGTTCACACCCCAAGGGCAGGTGGCCTCCTGG GCCCAAGCCCGGCTTCCATCCCAAGGGgcactggagccctgggccccagaCCAGGTCCCGTCCCGATGGCGCCCGGCGCCCTGGGCCCCAGACCAGGTCCCGTCCCGATGGCGCCCGGCGCCCTGGGCCCCAGACCAGGTCCCGTCCCGATGGCGCCCGGCGCCCTGGGCCCCAGACCAGGTCCCGTCCCGATGGCGCCCGGCGCCCTGGGCCCCAGACCAGGTCCCGTCCCGATGGCGCCCGGCGCCCTGGGCCCCAGACCAGGTCCCGTCCCGATGGCGCCCGGCGCCCTGGGCCCCAGACCAGGTCCCGTCCCGATGGCGCCCGGCGCCCTGGGCCCCAGACCAGCTCTTGGCCCAGGGGtgaccagagccctgggccccagaCCAGGTCCCATCACAAGGGCAGGTGGCCTCCTTGGCACTAGTCCGGCTCCTATCCCACGGGGCAGTGGAGCCCTAGGCCTGAGTCCATCTCCCATCCCAGTGGAAATGGGAGGTCTGGGCCCAAGTCCAGCTCCCATCTTGAGGGCAAGTGGCCTCCTAGGCCCGAGCCCGGCTCCCATGCCGCGGGggactggagccctgggcccgaGCCCGGCTCCCATGCCGCGGGggactggagccctgggcccgaGCCCGGCTCCCATGCCGCGGGggactggagccctgggcccgaGCCCGGCTCCCATGCCGCGGGggactggagccctgggcccgaGCCCGGCTCCCATGCCAAGGTCAGCTGGCCTCTTTGCCACTCGACCAGCTGACACCCTACCTATGAATCCATTCTCCTTTCCAAGGGAGGGAGGCCCCTCAAGTTCAACCCCAGCTACCATCACAGGAGTTGGCTTACCCTTGACCATGaatctggctcccagcccaaggGCTGGAGGCCTCCTAGGCATGAGCCCAGCTCCAGTTCCAAGAACAACTGGCTCCCTGCATAGGGATTCAGCTAGCTCACTGAACACAGCTCCCATCACCCGGGGGCCTGCTATGCTGGACACTAGACCTACTCGTCCCCTAGGTcagtctcccttccccagggcagcTGGTCCCCAAAGTGTAAACCTGACTCCCTTTCCCAGGCTGGGTGAGCCCCAGAGCATGAACCTAGTCCCCTTCTCCAAAGCAGCTGGCCCCCTAGGGCCAAACTCAACTCCCTGCCCTCGGCCAGCTGTCCTCTTTCCTAATGGGATATTGCTATCTCCCATTAACAACACAGCCAGGCTGCGGTGGTGCTGA